From the Pedobacter cryoconitis genome, one window contains:
- a CDS encoding OmpA family protein, translating into MNSRITKSALILSLVGLSTSLFAQDVTPDTTKRFEKKDFRTWSIGLNGGMLTHYTPFNNRANGDFSTPQESWGYGGYIKKQILPGFGIQADFLAGKVKGLRANNPDGTTQAGTSFETRIDWSAAVSGNFTIANMSLNHKRTVLSPYLTAGAGYMSSSANTNAIGTAAVPAGNTGYGEHWFIPVGAGFKVGLSKGVNLDLGYTVNFMKTNNFDGVQSATNDKFTYAHAGVEIALGKRGTSQLQNYSAIAAVREESAAESAELRRALSTSEQNRLRDQEQYAKDMGDEDGDGVANKFDKCPGTPANTTVDGAGCPLKTPKQIIKEKVIVTAEDRKVVDEAIRNLEFDLGKSTIRSTSYNTLNRVAALLVEKNFSLKLAGHTDNTGSMAINLRLSKDRAEAIKTYLVSQGANASRIEATGYGPNQPIASNKTAAGRQKNRRVEFSLF; encoded by the coding sequence ATGAACTCAAGAATTACAAAATCAGCGTTGATACTATCCTTAGTAGGACTATCAACCTCGTTGTTCGCTCAGGATGTTACGCCTGATACAACAAAACGCTTTGAAAAAAAAGATTTCCGTACCTGGTCAATCGGGCTAAACGGTGGTATGTTAACGCACTATACTCCTTTCAATAATAGAGCTAATGGCGACTTTAGTACTCCACAAGAAAGCTGGGGTTACGGTGGTTACATTAAGAAACAAATTCTTCCGGGATTCGGTATCCAGGCAGACTTCCTTGCAGGTAAAGTAAAAGGTCTGAGAGCTAACAACCCAGACGGTACTACTCAGGCAGGTACTAGTTTCGAAACTCGTATTGACTGGTCGGCAGCTGTAAGTGGTAACTTTACCATTGCAAACATGAGCTTAAACCACAAACGTACTGTACTATCGCCTTACTTAACAGCTGGTGCTGGTTACATGTCTTCAAGTGCTAATACAAATGCAATTGGAACAGCTGCTGTACCTGCTGGAAACACAGGTTATGGCGAACACTGGTTTATCCCAGTTGGAGCAGGTTTTAAAGTTGGTTTATCAAAAGGTGTTAACCTTGATTTAGGTTACACAGTTAATTTCATGAAAACTAACAACTTTGACGGTGTACAAAGTGCAACTAATGACAAATTCACCTACGCACATGCTGGTGTTGAAATTGCCCTTGGTAAAAGAGGAACTTCTCAATTACAAAATTACAGTGCAATCGCAGCAGTTCGTGAAGAAAGTGCAGCAGAAAGCGCTGAGTTAAGAAGAGCATTATCTACTTCTGAGCAAAACAGATTGAGAGATCAGGAACAATATGCTAAAGATATGGGTGATGAAGATGGAGACGGTGTAGCTAACAAATTTGACAAGTGCCCTGGAACTCCAGCAAACACTACTGTTGATGGTGCTGGTTGTCCTTTAAAAACACCAAAACAAATTATCAAAGAAAAAGTAATCGTTACTGCTGAAGATCGTAAAGTAGTTGATGAAGCAATCAGAAACTTAGAGTTTGACTTAGGTAAATCTACTATCCGTTCTACTTCATACAATACTTTAAACAGAGTTGCTGCTTTATTAGTAGAGAAAAACTTTAGCTTGAAATTAGCTGGTCACACAGATAACACTGGTTCAATGGCTATCAACTTACGTCTTTCTAAAGACAGAGCTGAAGCGATCAAAACTTACTTAGTTTCACAAGGTGCTAATGCATCTCGTATTGAAGCAACAGGTTACGGTCCAAACCAACCAATTGCATCTAACAAAACTGCTGCTGGTCGTCAGAAAAACAGAAGAGTTGAATTCTCTTTATTTTAA
- a CDS encoding cold-shock protein has product MRTTGKVKWFNSAKGFGFITPEDGGKDIFVHFSAIAGDSFRELNEGDNVEFELNDGKKGPEASNVTVL; this is encoded by the coding sequence ATGCGTACAACAGGAAAAGTTAAATGGTTTAATTCTGCAAAAGGGTTTGGTTTTATAACTCCAGAAGATGGAGGAAAAGATATTTTCGTACATTTTTCTGCGATTGCAGGAGATTCATTCAGAGAATTGAATGAAGGTGACAATGTAGAATTCGAATTGAATGACGGTAAAAAAGGCCCTGAGGCTTCTAATGTAACTGTTCTTTAA
- a CDS encoding MBL fold metallo-hydrolase — MKLTIWGAAKQVTGSMHLLQSDNYNILIDCGLDYEKETYQEENQYFPFDPATIDVVILTHAHIDHSGNLPTLLRLGFNGQILCTPPTADLTELLLMDSVNIFLSKQNKRARGKRASSGPKPLYLHKHVMDTVDRFVTIAFDKDFTIKEGITLRFIPVGHLLGAAAVVLNIMENGQEKRIAFTGDIGRKNYPVLVDPQPIPEVDYLVSESTYGGRFHSKDTTIEQKLVETINETCIKFPGRLIIPAFSIGRTQALVYSLNKIFSEGLLPPVKIFVDSPLAGFATDVYRKHHHLLNEDSQDFYNRKGDEFEFEELSYVQDKRESISISNYHEPCIIISSAGMLEGGRIQDHLYHNIQNYYCTILFIGYCAKGTLGNRLLRGDPIVRLRHRDLMVFATIKQTDLLSGHGDHDDLLNTVKQQRPEKLKKVFLVHGESKSLESLAAAITDAGYAVTIPEKGEVFEL, encoded by the coding sequence ATGAAACTAACGATTTGGGGAGCAGCGAAACAGGTAACAGGAAGTATGCACCTGCTTCAATCAGACAATTACAATATACTTATAGATTGCGGACTTGATTATGAAAAGGAAACTTATCAGGAAGAAAACCAGTATTTCCCCTTTGATCCGGCTACTATAGATGTTGTTATTTTAACCCATGCCCATATTGACCATTCCGGAAATTTACCTACGCTTTTAAGACTGGGCTTTAATGGTCAGATTCTTTGTACACCACCAACGGCAGATTTAACAGAACTCCTGTTAATGGATTCTGTAAATATCTTCTTGAGTAAACAGAATAAAAGAGCAAGAGGCAAACGGGCGTCATCCGGCCCCAAACCACTTTACCTGCACAAGCATGTGATGGATACGGTAGACCGCTTTGTAACCATTGCCTTCGATAAAGATTTTACGATCAAAGAAGGTATTACCCTTCGCTTTATTCCTGTAGGCCATTTATTAGGTGCAGCAGCTGTGGTATTAAATATTATGGAAAACGGGCAGGAAAAACGCATCGCTTTTACCGGAGATATCGGCCGTAAAAACTACCCGGTTTTAGTAGATCCACAACCTATTCCTGAGGTTGACTACCTGGTATCTGAATCTACTTATGGCGGCAGGTTCCATAGCAAAGATACCACGATTGAACAGAAACTGGTGGAAACGATTAATGAAACCTGTATTAAATTCCCAGGGCGCCTGATTATTCCTGCTTTTAGTATAGGCCGGACCCAGGCACTGGTATATTCCCTCAATAAAATATTCAGTGAAGGCTTGCTTCCTCCTGTAAAAATATTTGTAGATAGCCCACTGGCTGGTTTTGCGACGGATGTTTACCGCAAACACCATCATTTACTCAATGAAGATTCTCAGGATTTTTATAACCGTAAAGGTGATGAGTTTGAATTCGAGGAACTTTCGTACGTACAAGACAAGAGAGAGAGTATTTCAATTTCTAATTATCACGAGCCATGTATTATTATCTCTTCTGCAGGTATGCTGGAAGGTGGAAGAATTCAGGATCATCTGTATCATAATATCCAAAATTACTACTGTACTATTCTGTTTATCGGCTATTGTGCCAAAGGAACTTTAGGCAACAGGCTACTCAGAGGAGACCCTATTGTCCGTTTACGTCATCGTGATTTAATGGTTTTTGCAACAATCAAGCAAACAGATTTACTAAGCGGGCACGGTGATCATGACGATTTGTTAAACACGGTGAAACAACAACGTCCCGAAAAGCTCAAAAAAGTATTCCTTGTTCATGGTGAAAGTAAAAGTCTGGAGAGTTTAGCCGCTGCAATAACAGACGCCGGATATGCGGTAACGATACCAGAAAAAGGTGAAGTATTTGAACTGTAA
- a CDS encoding NAD(P)H-binding protein yields MYSLNNKISILGCGWYGSALAKELLKNGYIVKGSTTTPDKLAILKQAGILPYLINFTSEEDIINNDFFDCDLIIISIPPKRSTAEQHTFLSKIQKVSKAAVNGNIPNIIFISATSVYGDYNQEVNEHTAPDPETESGKAILAAEQNLTAIPDFTTTILRFGGLIGPGRDPGRFFAGKSAIPNGKAPVNLIHLSDCIGLTLRIIEKQAFGYIFNACATDHPTRSIFYTAAASRSGLEIPQFKDELLNWKSVHSIYVAEKLNYEFKITLNSLV; encoded by the coding sequence ATGTATTCATTAAATAATAAAATCAGTATACTGGGTTGTGGCTGGTACGGATCAGCGCTTGCTAAAGAACTGCTAAAAAACGGATATATCGTAAAAGGTTCCACAACTACCCCTGATAAATTAGCAATTTTAAAACAAGCCGGAATCCTGCCCTATCTTATAAATTTCACGTCAGAGGAAGACATTATTAATAATGATTTTTTCGATTGCGATCTAATCATTATAAGCATTCCTCCAAAAAGAAGTACAGCAGAACAACACACCTTTTTATCAAAGATTCAGAAAGTATCAAAAGCAGCAGTAAATGGCAATATTCCAAATATTATCTTTATCAGTGCTACTTCAGTATATGGAGATTATAATCAGGAAGTTAATGAACATACTGCTCCAGATCCTGAAACTGAATCTGGTAAAGCAATTCTGGCTGCTGAACAAAATTTAACAGCCATTCCTGATTTTACCACTACAATACTCAGATTTGGGGGATTAATAGGCCCCGGCAGAGATCCAGGGAGATTCTTTGCAGGCAAATCAGCTATACCCAATGGAAAAGCTCCGGTAAATCTTATTCACCTGTCAGATTGTATCGGTTTAACATTACGCATCATTGAAAAGCAAGCTTTTGGTTATATTTTTAATGCATGTGCTACAGATCATCCAACCCGCTCCATATTCTATACTGCCGCAGCCTCAAGATCAGGATTAGAAATACCTCAGTTCAAAGATGAGCTGCTCAACTGGAAATCGGTGCATAGTATATATGTAGCCGAAAAACTCAACTATGAATTTAAGATCACACTAAATAGCCTTGTTTAA
- a CDS encoding YMGG-like glycine zipper-containing protein gives MKNTFAILGIALAFTACTNARKEEAIKVATIKAVKDSMRLDSFKKADIAEKQQAAKIQEEKRVLMLASAKAAENAPAATMASPRSHSVDHHTTTTTTTKKKGWSSAALGTVIGAGAGGLGGALIDKKKGRGAIIGGVAGAGAGYLIGRGQDRKSGRVQPKN, from the coding sequence ATGAAAAATACGTTCGCAATATTAGGTATAGCACTTGCTTTTACAGCATGTACTAATGCCAGGAAGGAAGAAGCAATTAAAGTAGCTACGATCAAGGCTGTAAAAGACAGTATGAGATTAGATAGCTTCAAAAAAGCAGATATTGCTGAAAAACAGCAGGCTGCTAAAATACAGGAAGAAAAAAGAGTATTGATGCTGGCTTCTGCCAAAGCTGCTGAAAATGCTCCTGCTGCTACCATGGCTTCGCCACGCAGTCATTCTGTAGATCATCACACAACTACTACTACAACAACTAAAAAGAAAGGTTGGAGCAGTGCAGCGTTAGGAACTGTTATTGGTGCAGGTGCAGGTGGATTAGGCGGTGCACTTATTGATAAGAAGAAAGGCAGAGGTGCTATTATCGGTGGAGTAGCAGGTGCAGGTGCCGGATATTTAATCGGTCGTGGACAAGATAGAAAATCCGGTAGGGTCCAGCCTAAAAACTAG